The DNA region TCGGATTCCCCGGCCCTTGGGTTGACAAATGACAATCCGACAAACTGGTTGTTGGATGCCACCCCCTTGTTCTGCAGACAAATACTTCTTCAGTGCTTTGTGAACTTAAAGCGCACTTTTGTCCCATCCTGCCAGTTAAAATCGAAATTCAGGCATATATAGCTCGATCATTGCATGTGTGAAATTTGTAACAGCATGCTCTTAGAAAAACAGACAACACTAATATAATtatggaaactttaacgaaaagttcccgGTACtgtcatatttttacactaaaaagttaatcctgatactattcattttaccctttattttgtcattatcattaaaactcaaaattttcaaattattttcattagttttgcttataattatattatattatatatatatgtgtgtaagTGCGTGCGCGCGCGGGGGCGCGTGTAGTAATATTAcgaaaggacaaggattgtctaccctcgcgtgtcctcctgtttgtgtagtaacggttaagccacgtcaacattttatattactatttatttttgtcttattatccttataaaaaaaataatataaaatattaacatagcTTAACTATGATTACACAAAACAAGAGGGTACGAGAaagcagacaatccttgtccattacCAAAAGATCATTGTTGGGGATTCCTTCAAAGAGACAAGATTTAATCCAACCCTCAATGAGCAGCCAATTCCCAAGATTACATCTTTGAATTCTGTGCTAGGGAAAGAGAAACTCAAAATATGATTATGGCTCCTTAAACTACAGAGTATGATTGtagtacaattttttttttttgggagcaCATGAGGtaaaatttaacttaaaaatagcATAAATTGTTATAAATAGCATAAATTGTTATTAGCCTCCAATTGTAATGTATAATCCTACTTTTTTTCGTAGACTAGTTTGATGTATTTCCACCGGTGTGGATTTGCCAAGGCATCCgggcactttatggtaaagcCCAGCTCCACGGAAATGGATCTTTTCTAGATCTTTTCCATTACGGTCATCAGATTAAATGATCTGGATCTTCAAAATTTCATTCAATgataaaaatttattataacttttaaatgaTCAAAACAGTTGGGTCATTGGATGAAATTTTAAAAGTCCAGATCATTTGATCTAGTGATCTTGGTAGAAGAGATCCGGAATCCAGCTCTTCCGATGTGGATTACTCTAGACAGGTGGTGGGCCCCACGGAACCCAGACAGCTTCTCAGGCCTTCCCGACCCATGCAGGTTCCCAGGTAGATGATGGGTCCCAGATGATTTCAGCGCAAGTGGCTCAGATAGCTGTCCATCTCCACCATTTAATCTCTAATAGTTTGGCGATCTAACGGtctattttttttcaacttttaaaatgaaaataaaatgtaaaataaatgtttaaaaaatatataaaaaaatggaaaatccaGAAACAAGTTTTTCCAAATGGTGCAAAACAAAATATTCAACAGTTACACACTTAAAACGCGCCAAAGCATCAGTAAAAAGCTAATGCAtttattccttttatttctttttctgtaGTACAATTTGAGGTCCAATATATTTATCAAAAACAAAATAGagtttcaatatatatatatatatatatatatatatatatcataatcTGTAAAACCTAATTAAGGTTAATGTAGTTGTTTTCAATCATCCACTTGAGGCTCCAATGGTTGTATTGACACTTATAAGCCCAATATGCCCATCCAAAAGTGGCACGCCCATACACATCTACTTGGGCACTTGCAAATCTCTGGTATTCTTCCTTTGATGCTCCATTTATCGCCCATTCGGCAACCCATTCCCCTGTACGTACAATATATTCTCATCAATAAGCCAGCTAAAACAACTCTTATGAGGAAAAGTGTTTCTTACCATTACTTATTGCTTAATTAATAGTAACTTACCAACAAATGTGAGGGGTACACCACTGGAAGTGGTCACAGTATCGAGATCCGAAGCTCGTTGGTTGTGGATGAAATCGATGTTTTGTTGCACGCTGAAGCTGTTGAACATGTCTGAATAGAGGCTGTAGTAATGCACATCTACGACCACACGATCGAGGCCTTGGGCAAATGAGAGAAGCTCCTTTGCATCAGCTGGTCCTAACCGGTTCGATAAGACGACATAGGCCCTTGAAGTGTACTTCCTTACTGCATCATAACCGGCTTTGTAATAGTTTTTGAGGCTGTCTAGAGTAACACCTGGTGCCATAGGCTCATTCATTAACTCAATTGCAGCAAGAGCTGGATGGTTAGCGTATCTGTTTGGGAAAAGGGAAAGGTTCACATTAGTTGTTACTTTGCTACGATTAAGCTTAATTCTTGTATACGTTTGCTTCTGTATTATTTGTTTAGTGAAGAATTGAACACGTAAGACCTTGCAGCTAAGAAATCTATAACTGCCACAGTATCCTGTATTTTGGAATTTCCCCATTCAAGATAGCCATCTCTTGTTGCACTGTGATCATTGCCGTTTTGAGAACCTTCAACTGCATGTAGATCGACGATCACCTTCATCCCGTAATTTCTGCAGATATGTTCATAGAGGGAAACAGTAAAAATACtataatttgaagtatttttctcTTTCTGTTCTCTAAAATATAAGTTATTGTTCTAAAATTAAATACCAATATATAGATGACACAATACGTGCAACGACTTACTGTGCCCAAGAGAAAGCATTGTCAAGGGCTTTCAAGGAGCCACCAACAAAAGGCTTAGGTGGTGATGGATCTTTTGCAATCCACCATCCAACCGGGATCCTCACCGCATCCAAGCCGTTTGAAGACAAGAATCTGAAATCATCTTCGGTGATGTAACTGTTCCAGTGATCCTGTTAACCATGGTTTGAATTGaactttattatttataatcattaattgattacttgcgtCTGATGTGCCTGGTAATACTAATGATCAGTTACCTGCAAAACTTGAGGAGCTCTGTCTGGACCATAACCATTTGTGATTTGGTATTCACCTCGCAAGGTCTTGTCACTTAATATTGTCATTATGAAGACAGATGGGTTATCGTCTTCCCAACCGGAGCCCCCATAATCTGCAGTCAACTGCGTCTCGGATGTTGCCTAAGTACGacgaaaaacatgattttgatgCCATTAGTTTTCCAGTTCCTCAACATAAAAGACTTGGTCTATACAGTTAAAAGACCATTTTAATTTAGTAATAGAATAGTTATATGGTCTGTCAATTATATATGTTCTTTATCTTATAAGAATGTTCACATACTGAAGTGAGATCAGATATAATATGTATGTGACAAATAAATGGATGTTCGTTCAATACTACCAAAAGAAAAAGCACCTGCAGAAATAAACCATTGGATGCTTGAATACAAACTCTATTTGGATCACCATCTTTCCTTACAATCCGAAATGTTTCTGAATTGCCTGGTGAATCTGAAACTGCGACAACGTCCCGGTTTGACAATCCCACAAACTGCTTGTTGAACACTCTAAAATTGAAAGACGATTCATCGATCCTCCACAACTGTATGCATTATACAACGAGTCAAATTCTTACCGTAAGAATTGAAGTTAATTTCTATGATTAATCAAAGTTGACATTAAGAGCATATATACCCTAAAAGTTTCCCAACCAGACGCTGAATCGCGGTTCACAACAACAGTGGAACCAGAACCACCCCCATTTTCTGCAGCAAGATACTTCTGCAGCTTTGTGGACTTGAATTGAACTTGTGTCCCATCCTGCCAATGATATTCAAAATCAGTAAAATATTATCGGTGACTTTTTTGACGGAAAGACGGTTAGATTattgaaatacattacgaaaTAATAACTCTAAAAAATACATCAAAATACATGTCAAAACATGTTTCCCTCAATTctgacatacacacacacatataatatatgtatatatatgtcatgTATGTAGCAGACGTACCAAAAGGTCATTGTTCGGAATTCCATCAAAGAGAGGAGGTTTCATCCAACCCTCTATAAGAAGCCAATTCCCAAGATTCACAGCTTTGAGTGGCAAATTGATATCTTGTGCTAGGGAAACAGGAACAACACATAACAATAGGTACAAAGCCAGGACATGGTGATATCCCATCTTTCAACCCTTCAATCTCTCAATCAGAAATGAACGGAAAAGGCAGCAGGTGCTTGTTATATAGAAGCAACAATTTGGTAAAGTTAAAACAGTAACGATGAAATATTTCTAACGtttgattaaataaatataaaaacttcGATGAACTGAGTTGACTAAGAAATTAGCGTTCCAATAAGTTCAACAcgtcgaggaggaagaaagtcTACATTTGATTATTGTTGCCATGACCTAGTTCAACACGTCGAGGAGGAAGAAACTCTACATTTGATTATTGTTGCCATGACCAGCCAAAGGTGGGAAGAATTATTGCTTTCGCCTTACATGGAATTTTATGTCAATCATG from Malus domestica chromosome 01, GDT2T_hap1 includes:
- the LOC103406824 gene encoding probable glucan 1,3-beta-glucosidase A: MGYHHVLALYLLLCVVPVSLAQDINLPLKAVNLGNWLLIEGWMKPPLFDGIPNNDLLDGTQVQFKSTKLQKYLAAENGGGSGSTVVVNRDSASGWETFRLWRIDESSFNFRVFNKQFVGLSNRDVVAVSDSPGNSETFRIVRKDGDPNRVCIQASNGLFLQATSETQLTADYGGSGWEDDNPSVFIMTILSDKTLRGEYQITNGYGPDRAPQVLQDHWNSYITEDDFRFLSSNGLDAVRIPVGWWIAKDPSPPKPFVGGSLKALDNAFSWAQNYGMKVIVDLHAVEGSQNGNDHSATRDGYLEWGNSKIQDTVAVIDFLAARYANHPALAAIELMNEPMAPGVTLDSLKNYYKAGYDAVRKYTSRAYVVLSNRLGPADAKELLSFAQGLDRVVVDVHYYSLYSDMFNSFSVQQNIDFIHNQRASDLDTVTTSSGVPLTFVGEWVAEWAINGASKEEYQRFASAQVDVYGRATFGWAYWAYKCQYNHWSLKWMIENNYINLN